The proteins below are encoded in one region of Bosea sp. BIWAKO-01:
- a CDS encoding iron ABC transporter permease, which yields MSTVFQPAVSTSLRRHPALRPLHGRLHEVVTAAAALVALFCLAPLAFLIAITIQTGADTVVALVFRARVGELLLNTLLLELSVVPAAVALGILLAWLTERTTIPGARAWSWLAVAPLAVPAFVQGYAWASFAPHLHGLPGATLISVLAYTPFIYLPVIAQLRRLDPALEEIATSLGRSPRQVFTQVVLPQLHLPVSGGALLIGLHLLAEYGLFAMIRFDTFATAIIDQFQSSYNGPAANMLAGVLVLCCLGLLVLDRAFRGRERQARVGSGAPRAATRLKTGRIWTVPCLGLLLTYALLSLGVPSLTLGRWLVLGGVEAWRISDLAAAFGTTVFYAAAGAALTSAAAIPIAWLCVRRPGLWQRRLEACHVYVGSLPGIVVALALVTITVRVALPLYQSWFMLLVAYALIFLPRALIGLRGSLAQVPVELEWAASALGRPPLLAVLQVTLRLAAPGLAAAMALVGLGITTELTATLLLSPNGTRTLATEFWSLTGEIDYVAATPYAVLMIILSIPMAVMLHRQSRKANGL from the coding sequence ATGAGCACGGTATTCCAGCCCGCTGTCAGCACATCGCTGCGGAGACACCCCGCGCTGCGGCCGCTGCACGGCCGGCTGCACGAGGTGGTGACGGCGGCTGCTGCGCTCGTCGCCCTGTTCTGCCTGGCACCGCTCGCGTTCCTGATCGCGATCACCATCCAGACCGGTGCGGACACGGTCGTCGCGCTGGTTTTTCGCGCGCGGGTCGGCGAACTCCTGTTGAACACGCTGCTGCTTGAGCTCTCGGTCGTCCCGGCAGCAGTTGCGCTCGGTATCCTTCTCGCCTGGCTCACCGAGAGGACGACGATCCCCGGGGCACGCGCCTGGTCATGGCTCGCGGTTGCGCCCCTGGCGGTGCCGGCCTTCGTCCAGGGCTATGCCTGGGCGAGCTTTGCCCCGCATCTTCATGGCCTGCCCGGAGCGACCCTGATCTCCGTCCTGGCCTATACGCCCTTCATCTATCTGCCCGTGATCGCGCAATTGCGCCGGCTCGACCCGGCGCTGGAAGAGATTGCGACCTCGCTCGGACGCTCGCCCCGCCAGGTCTTCACCCAGGTCGTGCTGCCGCAGCTGCACCTCCCGGTTTCCGGCGGAGCACTCCTGATCGGCCTGCATCTTCTGGCCGAGTACGGACTGTTCGCGATGATCCGCTTCGACACCTTCGCGACCGCCATCATCGACCAGTTCCAGTCGAGCTATAACGGCCCGGCGGCCAATATGCTGGCCGGCGTTCTGGTGCTGTGCTGTCTCGGCCTGCTGGTGCTCGACCGTGCCTTCCGCGGCCGCGAGCGTCAGGCCCGCGTCGGCAGCGGGGCGCCACGGGCCGCTACCCGGCTCAAGACCGGCCGGATCTGGACCGTGCCGTGCCTGGGCCTGCTTCTCACTTACGCACTGCTCTCACTCGGCGTCCCCAGCCTGACGCTCGGACGCTGGCTCGTTCTCGGCGGGGTGGAGGCCTGGCGGATTTCCGATCTCGCCGCCGCCTTTGGCACGACCGTCTTCTATGCCGCGGCCGGCGCCGCCCTCACCAGTGCTGCCGCCATCCCGATCGCCTGGCTCTGCGTGCGACGACCGGGGCTCTGGCAACGCCGGCTCGAAGCCTGCCATGTCTATGTCGGCTCGCTGCCGGGCATCGTGGTTGCGCTCGCGCTGGTCACGATCACCGTCCGCGTCGCGCTGCCGCTCTATCAGAGCTGGTTCATGCTGCTCGTCGCCTATGCGCTGATCTTCCTGCCACGCGCACTCATCGGCCTGCGCGGCAGTCTCGCGCAGGTGCCGGTCGAGCTCGAATGGGCGGCTTCGGCTCTCGGGCGGCCGCCCTTGCTGGCGGTGCTGCAGGTCACGCTGCGCCTGGCGGCGCCGGGGCTTGCCGCGGCGATGGCGCTCGTCGGACTTGGCATCACCACCGAGCTGACCGCCACGCTCCTGCTCTCGCCCAATGGCACGCGGACGCTGGCGACGGAGTTCTGGTCGCTGACCGGCGAGATCGACTATGTCGCGGCGACGCCCTATGCGGTCCTGATGATCATCCTGTCCATCCCGATGGCCGTGATGCTGCATCGGCAGTCGCGAAAGGCGAACGGCCTGTGA
- a CDS encoding ABC transporter ATP-binding protein: MSVLTVSGLSKQYGATLALDDISFSVAPGIRAAIVGPSGSGKTTLLRIIAGFETAAAGTVTIGNEIIVDGGLGVPAHLRGIGVVTQDGSLFPHLSIAENIGFGLTRNQTDRDARIAELMDIVELPRSMADRRPHQLSGGQQQRVALARALARRPRLMLLDEPFSALDTGLRETMRRKVADVLREFAVTAILVTHDQGEALGFADQLVVLKEGRLVQAGPPRLLYLQPRNPVIARFLGDAILLQAELADGAARCALGQIAVADRTRRGPATILLRPEQLRLRPSGGPELAGGTGGRIVEVEFGGASSLVTIALDADADTLLQLRSSDLSPPEPGTHVAIEVSGAAYPFDGAVALEPAGKAKR, translated from the coding sequence GTGAGCGTCCTGACCGTTTCCGGCCTGAGCAAGCAGTACGGCGCGACGCTTGCCCTCGACGACATCAGCTTCTCGGTCGCGCCCGGCATACGGGCCGCGATCGTCGGCCCCTCGGGATCGGGCAAGACGACCCTGCTGCGCATCATCGCGGGCTTCGAGACCGCTGCCGCGGGCACCGTGACCATCGGCAACGAGATCATCGTCGATGGTGGCCTGGGCGTCCCCGCGCATCTGCGCGGGATCGGCGTCGTGACGCAGGATGGCTCCCTGTTTCCGCATCTCAGCATCGCCGAGAATATCGGCTTCGGGCTAACGCGGAACCAGACCGACCGGGATGCCCGGATCGCAGAGCTGATGGACATTGTCGAACTGCCGCGCAGCATGGCCGACAGACGCCCTCACCAGCTGTCCGGCGGACAGCAGCAGCGCGTCGCGCTCGCCCGCGCGCTCGCCCGGCGGCCGCGGCTGATGCTTCTGGACGAGCCCTTTTCCGCCCTCGATACCGGCCTGCGCGAGACCATGCGCCGCAAGGTGGCCGACGTGCTGCGGGAGTTCGCGGTGACCGCGATCCTCGTCACGCATGACCAGGGCGAAGCGCTCGGCTTCGCCGACCAGCTCGTCGTGCTGAAGGAGGGCCGGCTGGTCCAGGCGGGGCCGCCGCGGCTGCTCTATCTGCAACCGCGCAATCCCGTGATCGCGCGTTTCCTCGGCGACGCGATCCTGCTGCAGGCAGAATTGGCCGATGGAGCGGCGCGCTGCGCGCTCGGGCAGATCGCGGTCGCCGACCGAACCCGCCGCGGCCCGGCGACGATCCTGCTGCGGCCCGAACAGCTGCGCCTGCGGCCATCGGGCGGCCCGGAGCTCGCTGGCGGCACCGGGGGGCGGATCGTCGAAGTCGAGTTCGGCGGCGCCAGCAGCCTCGTCACGATCGCGCTCGATGCGGACGCAGACACCCTGCTGCAGTTGCGCTCATCCGATCTGTCGCCGCCGGAACCGGGAACGCATGTGGCGATCGAAGTCTCCGGTGCGGCCTACCCGTTCGACGGCGCGGTCGCCCTGGAGCCTGCCGGCAAGGCGAAGCGTTAG